In Verrucomicrobiota bacterium, a single window of DNA contains:
- a CDS encoding type II secretion system F family protein: MDIDPLLIVILISILFFFLAIAGAAASFLTKSEKSVVQSRVEKLAKVSEDLKDELNAGIPDLQDQKKSLLSAVDFTPIITKFTGESYFTSLERNLAQADIPLRVSEYMTLRIMMTGLGGLLGLVLANFNLLGILGALTFWALEKIIIPFRKKARLKKFTDQLAEFLILIVNSLRAGQTFVQGCIIAAGESPHPISTEFKQMIKEVNLGMQETQAMENLLVRVPSEDLKIVVSGYVIQKKVGGNLAEILETTADTIRERIKIQGMIDTLTTQGKLSGFIVAGLPFLIGFAINAINPAYLSPLLVEGLGKVLIAVALLMQIIGAFAISRIVTIEV; the protein is encoded by the coding sequence ATGGATATAGATCCACTACTAATTGTCATATTAATATCGATTCTCTTCTTTTTCCTGGCAATAGCTGGCGCGGCAGCGTCTTTTCTGACAAAAAGCGAGAAATCGGTTGTTCAGTCTCGAGTAGAGAAGCTGGCAAAAGTTTCGGAAGATCTCAAGGATGAGCTAAATGCGGGTATACCTGACCTGCAAGATCAGAAGAAGTCTTTGTTATCTGCTGTTGATTTTACGCCCATTATCACCAAGTTTACTGGGGAGTCTTATTTTACAAGTTTGGAAAGAAATCTGGCGCAGGCTGATATCCCTTTACGGGTATCAGAGTATATGACCTTGAGAATTATGATGACTGGGCTTGGAGGGCTTCTTGGACTTGTGTTGGCAAACTTTAACTTGTTGGGCATCTTGGGTGCTTTGACCTTTTGGGCGTTAGAAAAAATTATCATTCCCTTTCGCAAAAAAGCTCGTTTAAAGAAGTTTACAGATCAGTTAGCTGAATTTTTGATTCTGATAGTTAATTCACTTAGAGCAGGTCAAACATTTGTTCAGGGGTGCATTATTGCCGCAGGAGAGTCCCCTCATCCTATTTCGACAGAATTTAAACAGATGATCAAAGAAGTTAACTTGGGTATGCAAGAAACACAGGCCATGGAGAACCTTTTAGTTCGTGTACCAAGTGAAGATCTAAAAATTGTGGTGAGTGGCTATGTCATTCAAAAGAAGGTTGGAGGAAATTTGGCTGAAATTTTAGAAACGACGGCTGATACAATACGTGAGAGAATAAAGATACAGGGCATGATTGATACATTAACCACGCAAGGAAAGCTCTCTGGATTCATTGTTGCAGGGTTACCCTTTTTGATTGGGTTTGCTATTAATGCTATCAACCCAGCGTATCTAAGTCCTTTGCTTGTTGAGGGGTTAGGGAAAGTGCTCATAGCGGTTGCTTTGTTGATGCAGATTATAGGGGCTTTTGCTATTAGTCGAATAGTAACCATAGAAGTTTGA
- a CDS encoding type II secretion system F family protein, whose protein sequence is MFILICLLFFLFWMVLAAAFVSKRQKPASLTERLQSAQVGGAGADAPGFRDQDQMDKSLLARVILPTAEKLSGKFAGVTPKKMVEQSDQVIAEAGLTGKVTGVQVTTISWMLTIGLPAFLFLIFMPALSQGNIELHILGLICLVSAVLGYRLPIGLITSKASKRKHEIQLSLPFTMDLISISVESGMAFDGAMQVVAERTNGALSEEMRRTLREINLGISRTDALANMSKRIGLDDLKSFITAVNYISKLGGSLVDVIRIQTEAMRVKRRQRAEKKANQAPVKIMIPLVLFIFPCLFIIILGPAAVRFATGGFSY, encoded by the coding sequence ATGTTTATTTTAATTTGTTTATTGTTCTTTTTGTTTTGGATGGTCTTGGCTGCTGCTTTTGTTTCTAAACGTCAAAAGCCAGCTAGTTTAACAGAGCGTTTGCAAAGTGCTCAAGTGGGAGGAGCTGGGGCTGATGCACCAGGCTTTCGAGATCAAGATCAAATGGATAAAAGTCTTCTTGCGCGAGTTATATTGCCTACAGCTGAAAAGTTGAGTGGCAAATTTGCCGGAGTCACTCCCAAGAAAATGGTGGAGCAAAGTGACCAAGTGATAGCAGAGGCGGGATTGACAGGTAAAGTTACGGGAGTACAGGTTACGACAATTTCTTGGATGCTAACTATCGGTTTGCCCGCATTTCTCTTTTTGATTTTTATGCCAGCTTTGTCTCAAGGAAATATAGAACTTCATATTTTAGGATTGATATGCTTAGTCTCCGCTGTTCTTGGGTATCGCTTACCTATAGGCCTTATCACAAGTAAGGCGTCCAAGAGGAAGCATGAAATACAACTATCATTACCATTCACTATGGACCTCATCAGTATCAGTGTGGAGTCTGGGATGGCATTTGATGGGGCGATGCAAGTGGTAGCAGAACGAACAAACGGAGCGTTGAGTGAAGAGATGAGACGCACCTTGAGAGAGATAAATCTAGGGATTTCTAGGACTGATGCATTAGCTAATATGTCAAAACGTATTGGGCTGGATGATCTAAAATCTTTTATTACGGCTGTTAATTATATTAGTAAGCTAGGAGGCAGTCTGGTGGATGTCATTCGTATTCAGACAGAGGCCATGCGTGTCAAGAGAAGGCAACGTGCTGAGAAAAAGGCTAACCAGGCCCCTGTCAAGATCATGATACCTCTGGTTCTTTTTATATTTCCTTGTTTGTTCATTATCATTTTAGGGCCTGCTGCGGTTCGCTTTGCTACAGGTGGCTTTTCTTACTAG
- a CDS encoding class I SAM-dependent methyltransferase: MRLTEIAHSKVAEHLQSGDCAIDCTMGNGYDTLFLARQIGPQGTVIAFDIQREALHSTKALLNQNATTCNIDLHAENHKNIEAFIPHNWHQNVNAIMFNLGYRPRGDKSICTLPETTIPALNSSLEILSLKGILSVLVYPGHSEGQKEQKAIQDWQATLTKESVEVIRPSDQKSHPYLLLVRKATCSKANRSRP; the protein is encoded by the coding sequence ATGCGACTTACAGAGATTGCTCATTCAAAAGTAGCAGAACATCTCCAATCTGGTGATTGTGCCATCGATTGTACAATGGGTAATGGCTACGATACGCTTTTCTTAGCCAGGCAAATAGGTCCTCAAGGGACAGTAATAGCCTTCGATATTCAAAGAGAAGCGCTGCACTCCACCAAAGCTTTGTTAAACCAAAATGCGACTACTTGTAACATTGATTTACACGCTGAGAATCACAAAAACATTGAGGCTTTCATTCCCCATAACTGGCACCAAAACGTAAATGCCATCATGTTCAACCTCGGATATAGACCAAGAGGGGATAAATCTATTTGCACACTCCCTGAAACAACAATACCTGCTTTGAACTCTTCTCTAGAAATTCTATCACTAAAAGGCATACTTTCGGTACTAGTTTATCCCGGACATAGCGAAGGTCAGAAAGAACAAAAAGCTATACAAGACTGGCAAGCAACACTTACCAAAGAATCAGTAGAAGTCATAAGACCAAGCGACCAAAAGAGCCACCCCTATCTTCTGCTAGTAAGAAAAGCCACCTGTAGCAAAGCGAACCGCAGCAGGCCCTAA
- a CDS encoding YifB family Mg chelatase-like AAA ATPase translates to MLAKVTAATIVGIEALSVEVEVDVGLGLSHVVVVGLPDAAVKESRDRVKSAITNSGFFHPERRITVNLAPATIKKEGPLFDLPIALGMLAASEQLSSQCLRDFLIVGELALDGSLRPVRGILPLAEAAKSQKARGILVPQENAKEASVISKTKVYGIRTLQDAVNFLEGKLSLAPTQPQSQAISDSDDLELDIDFSDVKGQEAAKRALEIAAAGGHNILMLGDPGSGKSMLAKRIPTILPPLTHEESIETTKIHSICGLIKTDAPLIKQRPFRSPHHTISDIGLIGGSVNPSPGEVSLAHHGVLFMDELPEFKRSTLEVLRQPLEDGQVTISRASGTLTFPSRFMFVAAMNPTPTGSKHDTSLGRISHQVVQKYLSKISGPLLDRIDIHLEVPSLKLNQLLDAKPSEPSRVIRQRVIQARERQLKRLASKKSHQKSSWCNAQMSSKDIKKWIHLDRECQELLKFAMKDLQLSARAYDRILKVSLTIADLEACDSISPDHLSEAIQYRTLDRQLWGQE, encoded by the coding sequence ATGTTAGCTAAAGTAACAGCAGCCACTATAGTTGGCATTGAAGCTCTTTCCGTTGAAGTAGAAGTAGATGTTGGCTTAGGCCTTTCACACGTGGTAGTTGTAGGACTGCCGGATGCAGCTGTCAAAGAATCACGAGACCGAGTCAAAAGTGCTATTACCAACAGCGGCTTTTTCCACCCTGAAAGACGTATCACTGTTAACCTAGCTCCAGCAACTATCAAAAAAGAAGGCCCTTTATTTGATCTCCCTATTGCTTTGGGAATGCTTGCCGCATCAGAGCAACTTAGCTCTCAGTGCTTGAGAGACTTTCTCATCGTAGGTGAGCTCGCCCTTGATGGTTCACTGCGACCTGTTCGCGGCATATTACCTTTGGCCGAAGCAGCAAAATCACAAAAAGCCCGCGGCATACTAGTTCCGCAAGAAAATGCTAAGGAGGCCTCAGTCATCAGCAAAACGAAGGTTTATGGCATAAGGACATTGCAAGACGCCGTTAACTTTCTTGAGGGTAAGCTCTCATTGGCACCTACGCAGCCTCAATCCCAAGCCATATCCGATTCCGATGACTTAGAATTGGACATAGATTTCTCAGATGTTAAAGGCCAAGAGGCTGCAAAAAGAGCTTTAGAAATCGCCGCTGCCGGTGGCCATAATATCTTAATGCTTGGAGATCCCGGTTCCGGCAAAAGCATGCTGGCCAAGCGTATACCTACCATCCTTCCTCCCTTGACTCATGAGGAATCGATTGAAACCACAAAAATCCACAGCATTTGTGGCCTTATCAAAACTGATGCACCTTTAATCAAGCAGCGTCCCTTTCGATCACCCCACCATACTATCTCAGATATAGGATTAATAGGGGGCTCAGTAAACCCCTCTCCAGGGGAAGTATCTCTAGCGCATCATGGCGTTCTTTTTATGGATGAACTTCCAGAATTTAAGCGATCTACATTAGAAGTTCTGCGCCAACCACTCGAAGACGGGCAAGTCACTATCTCCAGAGCCTCAGGCACGCTTACTTTTCCCTCACGATTCATGTTTGTTGCAGCTATGAACCCGACTCCAACTGGCTCCAAGCATGACACTTCACTAGGCCGTATCTCTCACCAAGTCGTTCAAAAATACCTGAGTAAAATTTCTGGCCCACTATTGGATCGTATTGATATCCACTTAGAAGTACCTTCCCTGAAACTTAACCAGTTGCTTGACGCTAAACCTAGTGAGCCTTCTCGTGTAATACGACAGAGAGTCATCCAAGCTCGAGAAAGGCAGCTTAAGAGACTAGCAAGCAAAAAGAGCCATCAGAAGAGCAGCTGGTGTAATGCTCAAATGTCTTCGAAAGATATCAAGAAATGGATTCATCTCGATCGAGAGTGCCAAGAATTACTTAAATTTGCCATGAAAGACCTGCAGCTCAGCGCACGTGCCTATGACCGAATCCTAAAAGTATCCCTGACTATCGCAGATTTAGAGGCCTGCGATTCTATCTCTCCTGACCACCTCAGCGAAGCGATACAATACCGCACCTTGGACCGACAGTTGTGGGGCCAAGAATAA
- a CDS encoding putative porin — translation MSLNKVTAQVMGLLVVFALETSVLNATSSDALIDILVKKGVLTKQEAEEVRADLLSEAMGPPEEKITLKGDSYITKFTLYGDARLRFQWENAQEEGPTFDANGEDENRFRYRYRLRLGAEYQFLDDFKAGVRLETSESSDSTNVDFGGYFDKTGDDVYIGLAYLEYENEDIFDLGLVDYFNFTVGKQTFIKRFMMQKAWWDGDINPEGLSAQLGWEDVYIDGLNLTLRSGAYVVSDEDDRVRGSEDGDGFLFVEQAEFAYSWQPKTGIKFAPSFMFESNGHFTNPEDAGTPDNENAYASVGDYYVFFMPVELTWNMLGYPQMLYGTYGVNFQDETTATNFGANAQSEGHNQFFNIGYQWGKAKKKGSWQIGAEYRYYGAFAYSPNLSDSDFAKNATNQHGIVFKVKYAMTDYLYLAGTYFHSNAIDGTAGANGFNEFAGSEFSQVDLLQIDLNWKY, via the coding sequence GTGAGTTTGAATAAAGTGACTGCCCAAGTGATGGGACTGTTAGTTGTATTCGCCTTAGAAACGAGTGTATTAAATGCAACTTCTTCGGATGCCTTAATCGATATTTTAGTGAAAAAAGGTGTTCTGACTAAACAAGAAGCGGAAGAAGTTAGGGCTGATTTATTAAGCGAAGCAATGGGTCCACCCGAAGAGAAGATTACTTTAAAAGGAGATAGTTATATTACAAAATTTACGCTTTATGGGGATGCACGACTGAGATTTCAGTGGGAAAATGCTCAAGAGGAAGGGCCGACCTTTGATGCCAATGGTGAGGATGAGAATCGGTTCCGCTACCGTTACAGACTGAGACTAGGTGCAGAGTATCAGTTTCTAGATGATTTTAAAGCAGGAGTTAGGTTAGAGACTTCTGAGTCATCTGATTCTACAAATGTTGACTTCGGTGGTTATTTTGACAAGACAGGAGATGATGTATACATCGGATTGGCGTACCTAGAATACGAAAACGAAGATATTTTTGATCTTGGTTTGGTGGATTATTTCAATTTTACGGTTGGCAAGCAAACTTTTATCAAGCGCTTCATGATGCAAAAGGCGTGGTGGGATGGCGACATTAATCCAGAAGGTTTGAGTGCACAGTTAGGGTGGGAGGATGTCTATATCGATGGACTGAACCTCACGCTACGATCTGGTGCTTATGTAGTTTCTGATGAAGATGACCGAGTAAGGGGCAGTGAGGATGGTGATGGTTTCTTATTTGTGGAGCAAGCAGAGTTTGCTTATTCGTGGCAACCTAAGACAGGCATCAAGTTTGCTCCTTCATTTATGTTTGAGTCTAACGGGCATTTTACAAATCCTGAGGATGCTGGGACGCCAGATAACGAAAACGCTTATGCATCGGTAGGCGACTATTATGTCTTTTTTATGCCAGTAGAGTTAACTTGGAATATGCTGGGTTATCCTCAAATGCTTTATGGCACTTATGGAGTTAATTTTCAGGACGAAACGACGGCAACAAACTTTGGGGCAAACGCTCAGAGTGAGGGACACAACCAATTTTTCAACATTGGCTACCAATGGGGTAAAGCCAAGAAAAAGGGGTCATGGCAGATTGGCGCAGAATATCGATACTATGGTGCTTTTGCCTATTCTCCCAATTTAAGCGATTCAGATTTTGCCAAGAATGCCACAAATCAGCATGGGATCGTCTTTAAAGTGAAATACGCGATGACGGATTACCTCTATCTTGCGGGAACTTATTTCCACTCAAATGCTATTGACGGAACCGCCGGTGCCAACGGGTTCAATGAATTCGCAGGTAGTGAGTTTTCCCAGGTCGACTTGCTCCAGATAGATTTAAATTGGAAGTATTAA